In a genomic window of Callithrix jacchus isolate 240 chromosome 22, calJac240_pri, whole genome shotgun sequence:
- the SMG9 gene encoding nonsense-mediated mRNA decay factor SMG9 isoform X1, whose amino-acid sequence MSESGHSQPGLYGIERRRRWKEPGSGGPQNLSGPGGRERDYIAPWERERRDASEETSTSVMQKTPIILSKPPAERSKQPPPPTAPAVPPAPAPLEKPIVLMKPREEGKGPVAAAGASTPEGTAPPPPAAPAPPKGEKEGQRPTQPVYQIQNRGMGTAAPAAMDPVVGQAKLLPPERMKHSIKLVDDQMNWCDSAIEYLLDQTDVLVVGVLGLQGTGKSMVMSLLSANTPEEDQRAYVFRAQSAEMKERGGNQTSGIDFFITQERIVFLDTQPILSPSILDHLINNDRKLPPEYNLPHTYVEMQSLQIAAFLFTVCHVVIVVQDWFTDLSLYRLMYHPVGTQAATKKKGGGTWQESCLKQPCVPEMPLEETSSEPVATRALTGSRPQEATGSSSSAELCCADSVSQGIESIQLSPWYTMESCSVTQAAVHRSNLSSLQPLLPRFKRFCLSLLSSWDYRFLQTAEMVKPSTPSPSHESSSSSGSDEGTEYYPHLVFLQNKARREDFCPRKLRQMHLMIDQLMAHSHLRYKGTLSMLQCNVFPGLPPDFLDSEVNLFLVPFMDSEAESENPPRAGPGSSPLFSLLPGYRGHPSFQSLVSKLRSQVMSMARPQLSHTILTEKNWFHYAARIWDGVKKSSALAEYSRLLA is encoded by the exons ATGTCTGAGTCTGGACACAGTCAGCCTGGACTCTATGGAATTGAGCGGCGGCGACGGTGGAAGGAGCCTGGCTCTGGTGGCCCCCAGAATCTCTCTGGGCCTGGTGGTCGGGAGAGGGACTACATTGCACCATGGGAAAGAGAGAGACGG GATGCCAGCGAAGAGACAAGCACTTCCGTCATGCAGAAAACCCCCATCATCCTCTCAAAACCTCCAGCAGAGCGG TCAAAGCAGCCACCACCTCCAACAGCCCCTGCTGTCCCACCGGCTCCAGCCCCTCTGGAGAAGCCCATCGTCCTCATGAAGCCACgggaagaggggaaggggccTGTGGCTGCGGCTGGTGCCTCTACCCCTGAAGGCACCGCCCCACCACCCCCTGCAGCCCCTGCGCCAcccaagggagagaaggaagggcagAGACCCACACAGCCTGTGTACCAGATCCAGAACCGGGGCATGGGCACTGCTGCACCAGCAGCCATGGACC CTGTCGTGGGTCAGGCCAAACTACTGCCCCCAGAGCGCATGAAGCACAGCATCAAGTTGGTGGATGACCAGATGAATTGGTGTGACAGTGCCATTGAG TACCTCTTGGATCAGACTGATGTGTTGGTGGTTGGTGTCCTGGGCCTCCAGGGGACAGGCAAGTCCATGGTCATGTCATTGCTGTCAGCCAACACTCCAGAGGAGGATCAGAG GGCTTATGTTTTCCGGGCTCAGAGCGCTGAAATGAAGGAACGAGGTGGCAACCAGACCAGCGGCATCGACTTCTTTATTACCCAAGAGCGGATTGTTTTCCTGGACACACAG CCCATCCTGAGCCCTTCTATCCTAGACCATCTCATCAATAATGACCGCAAGCTGCCTCCGGAGTACAACCTTCCCCACACTTACGTTGAGATGCAG TCGCTCCAGATTGCTGCCTTCCTTTTCACGGTCTGCCACGTGGTGATTGTCGTCCAGGACTGGTTCACAGACCTCAGTCTCTACAG GCTCATGTACCATCCTGTTGGGACTCAGGCAGCCACGAAAAAAAAGGGAGGTGGGACCTGGCAGGAGTCCTGCCTGAAGCAGCCATGTGTTCCAGAAATGCCCCTAGAAGAGACTAGCTCAGAACCTGTGGCCACAAGGGCTCTTACTGGCTCCAGGCCCCAGGAGGCCACTGGAAG ttcctcatcagcaGAATTATGTTGTGCAGATTCAGTGAGTCAAGGAATTGAAAGCATTCAGCTTAGTCCCTGGTACACA atggagtcttgctctgtcacccaggccgcaGTGCACAggagtaatctcagctcactgcaacccctgcttcccaggttcaagcgcttctgcctcagcctcctgagtagctgggactacag GTTCCTCCAGACAGCAGAGATGGTGAAGccctccaccccatcccccaGCCACGAGTCCAGCAGCTCATCAGGCTCCGATGAAGGCACCGAGTACTACCCCCACCTGG TCTTCTTACAGAACAAAGCTCGCCGAGAGGACTTCTGTCCCCGGAAGCTGCGGCAGATGCACCTGATGATCGACCAGCTCATGGCCCACTCCCACCTGCGTTACAAGG GTACTCTGTCCATGTTACAATGCAATGTCTTCCCGGGGCTTCCACCTGACTTCCTGGACTCTGAGGTCAACTTGTTCCTGGTACCCTTTATGGACAGTGAAGCAGAGAGTGAAAACCCACCGAGAGCAG GACCTGGTTCCAGCCCACTCTTCTCCCTGCTGCCTGGGTATCGTGGCCACCCCAGTTTCCAGTCGTTGGTGAGCAAACTCCGGAGCCAAGTGATGTCCATGGCCCGGCCACAGCTGTCGCACACAATCCTCACCGAGAAGAACTG GTTCCACTATGCTGCCCGGATCTGGGATGGGGTGAAAAAGTCCTCTGCTTTGGCAGAGTATAGCCGCCTGCTGGCCTGA
- the SMG9 gene encoding nonsense-mediated mRNA decay factor SMG9 isoform X2, giving the protein MSESGHSQPGLYGIERRRRWKEPGSGGPQNLSGPGGRERDYIAPWERERRDASEETSTSVMQKTPIILSKPPAERSKQPPPPTAPAVPPAPAPLEKPIVLMKPREEGKGPVAAAGASTPEGTAPPPPAAPAPPKGEKEGQRPTQPVYQIQNRGMGTAAPAAMDPVVGQAKLLPPERMKHSIKLVDDQMNWCDSAIEYLLDQTDVLVVGVLGLQGTGKSMVMSLLSANTPEEDQRAYVFRAQSAEMKERGGNQTSGIDFFITQERIVFLDTQPILSPSILDHLINNDRKLPPEYNLPHTYVEMQSLQIAAFLFTVCHVVIVVQDWFTDLSLYRLMYHPVGTQAATKKKGGGTWQESCLKQPCVPEMPLEETSSEPVATRALTGSRPQEATGSSSSAELCCADSVSQGIESIQLSPWYTMESCSVTQAAVHRSNLSSLQPLLPRFKRFCLSLLSSWDYRFLQTAEMVKPSTPSPSHESSSSSGSDEGTEYYPHLVFLQNKARREDFCPRKLRQMHLMIDQLMAHSHLRYKGTLSMLQCNVFPGLPPDFLDSEVNLFLVPFMDSEAESENPPRAGPGSSPLFSLLPGYRGHPSFQSLVSKLRSQVMSMARPQLSHTILTEKNWSKPGPRGEREESVGCASAVSCLPSS; this is encoded by the exons ATGTCTGAGTCTGGACACAGTCAGCCTGGACTCTATGGAATTGAGCGGCGGCGACGGTGGAAGGAGCCTGGCTCTGGTGGCCCCCAGAATCTCTCTGGGCCTGGTGGTCGGGAGAGGGACTACATTGCACCATGGGAAAGAGAGAGACGG GATGCCAGCGAAGAGACAAGCACTTCCGTCATGCAGAAAACCCCCATCATCCTCTCAAAACCTCCAGCAGAGCGG TCAAAGCAGCCACCACCTCCAACAGCCCCTGCTGTCCCACCGGCTCCAGCCCCTCTGGAGAAGCCCATCGTCCTCATGAAGCCACgggaagaggggaaggggccTGTGGCTGCGGCTGGTGCCTCTACCCCTGAAGGCACCGCCCCACCACCCCCTGCAGCCCCTGCGCCAcccaagggagagaaggaagggcagAGACCCACACAGCCTGTGTACCAGATCCAGAACCGGGGCATGGGCACTGCTGCACCAGCAGCCATGGACC CTGTCGTGGGTCAGGCCAAACTACTGCCCCCAGAGCGCATGAAGCACAGCATCAAGTTGGTGGATGACCAGATGAATTGGTGTGACAGTGCCATTGAG TACCTCTTGGATCAGACTGATGTGTTGGTGGTTGGTGTCCTGGGCCTCCAGGGGACAGGCAAGTCCATGGTCATGTCATTGCTGTCAGCCAACACTCCAGAGGAGGATCAGAG GGCTTATGTTTTCCGGGCTCAGAGCGCTGAAATGAAGGAACGAGGTGGCAACCAGACCAGCGGCATCGACTTCTTTATTACCCAAGAGCGGATTGTTTTCCTGGACACACAG CCCATCCTGAGCCCTTCTATCCTAGACCATCTCATCAATAATGACCGCAAGCTGCCTCCGGAGTACAACCTTCCCCACACTTACGTTGAGATGCAG TCGCTCCAGATTGCTGCCTTCCTTTTCACGGTCTGCCACGTGGTGATTGTCGTCCAGGACTGGTTCACAGACCTCAGTCTCTACAG GCTCATGTACCATCCTGTTGGGACTCAGGCAGCCACGAAAAAAAAGGGAGGTGGGACCTGGCAGGAGTCCTGCCTGAAGCAGCCATGTGTTCCAGAAATGCCCCTAGAAGAGACTAGCTCAGAACCTGTGGCCACAAGGGCTCTTACTGGCTCCAGGCCCCAGGAGGCCACTGGAAG ttcctcatcagcaGAATTATGTTGTGCAGATTCAGTGAGTCAAGGAATTGAAAGCATTCAGCTTAGTCCCTGGTACACA atggagtcttgctctgtcacccaggccgcaGTGCACAggagtaatctcagctcactgcaacccctgcttcccaggttcaagcgcttctgcctcagcctcctgagtagctgggactacag GTTCCTCCAGACAGCAGAGATGGTGAAGccctccaccccatcccccaGCCACGAGTCCAGCAGCTCATCAGGCTCCGATGAAGGCACCGAGTACTACCCCCACCTGG TCTTCTTACAGAACAAAGCTCGCCGAGAGGACTTCTGTCCCCGGAAGCTGCGGCAGATGCACCTGATGATCGACCAGCTCATGGCCCACTCCCACCTGCGTTACAAGG GTACTCTGTCCATGTTACAATGCAATGTCTTCCCGGGGCTTCCACCTGACTTCCTGGACTCTGAGGTCAACTTGTTCCTGGTACCCTTTATGGACAGTGAAGCAGAGAGTGAAAACCCACCGAGAGCAG GACCTGGTTCCAGCCCACTCTTCTCCCTGCTGCCTGGGTATCGTGGCCACCCCAGTTTCCAGTCGTTGGTGAGCAAACTCCGGAGCCAAGTGATGTCCATGGCCCGGCCACAGCTGTCGCACACAATCCTCACCGAGAAGAACTG GTCTAAACCAGGACccagaggggaaagggaggagagcGTGGGTTGTGCATCTGCTGTTAGCTGTTTGCCATCGTCGTAA
- the SMG9 gene encoding nonsense-mediated mRNA decay factor SMG9 isoform X5, with product MSESGHSQPGLYGIERRRRWKEPGSGGPQNLSGPGGRERDYIAPWERERRDASEETSTSVMQKTPIILSKPPAERSKQPPPPTAPAVPPAPAPLEKPIVLMKPREEGKGPVAAAGASTPEGTAPPPPAAPAPPKGEKEGQRPTQPVYQIQNRGMGTAAPAAMDPVVGQAKLLPPERMKHSIKLVDDQMNWCDSAIEYLLDQTDVLVVGVLGLQGTGKSMVMSLLSANTPEEDQRAYVFRAQSAEMKERGGNQTSGIDFFITQERIVFLDTQPILSPSILDHLINNDRKLPPEYNLPHTYVEMQSLQIAAFLFTVCHVVIVVQDWFTDLSLYRFLQTAEMVKPSTPSPSHESSSSSGSDEGTEYYPHLVFLQNKARREDFCPRKLRQMHLMIDQLMAHSHLRYKGTLSMLQCNVFPGLPPDFLDSEVNLFLVPFMDSEAESENPPRAGPGSSPLFSLLPGYRGHPSFQSLVSKLRSQVMSMARPQLSHTILTEKNWFHYAARIWDGVKKSSALAEYSRLLA from the exons ATGTCTGAGTCTGGACACAGTCAGCCTGGACTCTATGGAATTGAGCGGCGGCGACGGTGGAAGGAGCCTGGCTCTGGTGGCCCCCAGAATCTCTCTGGGCCTGGTGGTCGGGAGAGGGACTACATTGCACCATGGGAAAGAGAGAGACGG GATGCCAGCGAAGAGACAAGCACTTCCGTCATGCAGAAAACCCCCATCATCCTCTCAAAACCTCCAGCAGAGCGG TCAAAGCAGCCACCACCTCCAACAGCCCCTGCTGTCCCACCGGCTCCAGCCCCTCTGGAGAAGCCCATCGTCCTCATGAAGCCACgggaagaggggaaggggccTGTGGCTGCGGCTGGTGCCTCTACCCCTGAAGGCACCGCCCCACCACCCCCTGCAGCCCCTGCGCCAcccaagggagagaaggaagggcagAGACCCACACAGCCTGTGTACCAGATCCAGAACCGGGGCATGGGCACTGCTGCACCAGCAGCCATGGACC CTGTCGTGGGTCAGGCCAAACTACTGCCCCCAGAGCGCATGAAGCACAGCATCAAGTTGGTGGATGACCAGATGAATTGGTGTGACAGTGCCATTGAG TACCTCTTGGATCAGACTGATGTGTTGGTGGTTGGTGTCCTGGGCCTCCAGGGGACAGGCAAGTCCATGGTCATGTCATTGCTGTCAGCCAACACTCCAGAGGAGGATCAGAG GGCTTATGTTTTCCGGGCTCAGAGCGCTGAAATGAAGGAACGAGGTGGCAACCAGACCAGCGGCATCGACTTCTTTATTACCCAAGAGCGGATTGTTTTCCTGGACACACAG CCCATCCTGAGCCCTTCTATCCTAGACCATCTCATCAATAATGACCGCAAGCTGCCTCCGGAGTACAACCTTCCCCACACTTACGTTGAGATGCAG TCGCTCCAGATTGCTGCCTTCCTTTTCACGGTCTGCCACGTGGTGATTGTCGTCCAGGACTGGTTCACAGACCTCAGTCTCTACAG GTTCCTCCAGACAGCAGAGATGGTGAAGccctccaccccatcccccaGCCACGAGTCCAGCAGCTCATCAGGCTCCGATGAAGGCACCGAGTACTACCCCCACCTGG TCTTCTTACAGAACAAAGCTCGCCGAGAGGACTTCTGTCCCCGGAAGCTGCGGCAGATGCACCTGATGATCGACCAGCTCATGGCCCACTCCCACCTGCGTTACAAGG GTACTCTGTCCATGTTACAATGCAATGTCTTCCCGGGGCTTCCACCTGACTTCCTGGACTCTGAGGTCAACTTGTTCCTGGTACCCTTTATGGACAGTGAAGCAGAGAGTGAAAACCCACCGAGAGCAG GACCTGGTTCCAGCCCACTCTTCTCCCTGCTGCCTGGGTATCGTGGCCACCCCAGTTTCCAGTCGTTGGTGAGCAAACTCCGGAGCCAAGTGATGTCCATGGCCCGGCCACAGCTGTCGCACACAATCCTCACCGAGAAGAACTG GTTCCACTATGCTGCCCGGATCTGGGATGGGGTGAAAAAGTCCTCTGCTTTGGCAGAGTATAGCCGCCTGCTGGCCTGA
- the SMG9 gene encoding nonsense-mediated mRNA decay factor SMG9 isoform X6, which produces MSESGHSQPGLYGIERRRRWKEPGSGGPQNLSGPGGRERDYIAPWERERRDASEETSTSVMQKTPIILSKPPAERSKQPPPPTAPAVPPAPAPLEKPIVLMKPREEGKGPVAAAGASTPEGTAPPPPAAPAPPKGEKEGQRPTQPVYQIQNRGMGTAAPAAMDPVVGQAKLLPPERMKHSIKLVDDQMNWCDSAIEYLLDQTDVLVVGVLGLQGTGKSMVMSLLSANTPEEDQRAYVFRAQSAEMKERGGNQTSGIDFFITQERIVFLDTQPILSPSILDHLINNDRKLPPEYNLPHTYVEMQSLQIAAFLFTVCHVVIVVQDWFTDLSLYRFLQTAEMVKPSTPSPSHESSSSSGSDEGTEYYPHLVFLQNKARREDFCPRKLRQMHLMIDQLMAHSHLRYKGTLSMLQCNVFPGLPPDFLDSEVNLFLVPFMDSEAESENPPRAGPGSSPLFSLLPGYRGHPSFQSLVSKLRSQVMSMARPQLSHTILTEKNWSKPGPRGEREESVGCASAVSCLPSS; this is translated from the exons ATGTCTGAGTCTGGACACAGTCAGCCTGGACTCTATGGAATTGAGCGGCGGCGACGGTGGAAGGAGCCTGGCTCTGGTGGCCCCCAGAATCTCTCTGGGCCTGGTGGTCGGGAGAGGGACTACATTGCACCATGGGAAAGAGAGAGACGG GATGCCAGCGAAGAGACAAGCACTTCCGTCATGCAGAAAACCCCCATCATCCTCTCAAAACCTCCAGCAGAGCGG TCAAAGCAGCCACCACCTCCAACAGCCCCTGCTGTCCCACCGGCTCCAGCCCCTCTGGAGAAGCCCATCGTCCTCATGAAGCCACgggaagaggggaaggggccTGTGGCTGCGGCTGGTGCCTCTACCCCTGAAGGCACCGCCCCACCACCCCCTGCAGCCCCTGCGCCAcccaagggagagaaggaagggcagAGACCCACACAGCCTGTGTACCAGATCCAGAACCGGGGCATGGGCACTGCTGCACCAGCAGCCATGGACC CTGTCGTGGGTCAGGCCAAACTACTGCCCCCAGAGCGCATGAAGCACAGCATCAAGTTGGTGGATGACCAGATGAATTGGTGTGACAGTGCCATTGAG TACCTCTTGGATCAGACTGATGTGTTGGTGGTTGGTGTCCTGGGCCTCCAGGGGACAGGCAAGTCCATGGTCATGTCATTGCTGTCAGCCAACACTCCAGAGGAGGATCAGAG GGCTTATGTTTTCCGGGCTCAGAGCGCTGAAATGAAGGAACGAGGTGGCAACCAGACCAGCGGCATCGACTTCTTTATTACCCAAGAGCGGATTGTTTTCCTGGACACACAG CCCATCCTGAGCCCTTCTATCCTAGACCATCTCATCAATAATGACCGCAAGCTGCCTCCGGAGTACAACCTTCCCCACACTTACGTTGAGATGCAG TCGCTCCAGATTGCTGCCTTCCTTTTCACGGTCTGCCACGTGGTGATTGTCGTCCAGGACTGGTTCACAGACCTCAGTCTCTACAG GTTCCTCCAGACAGCAGAGATGGTGAAGccctccaccccatcccccaGCCACGAGTCCAGCAGCTCATCAGGCTCCGATGAAGGCACCGAGTACTACCCCCACCTGG TCTTCTTACAGAACAAAGCTCGCCGAGAGGACTTCTGTCCCCGGAAGCTGCGGCAGATGCACCTGATGATCGACCAGCTCATGGCCCACTCCCACCTGCGTTACAAGG GTACTCTGTCCATGTTACAATGCAATGTCTTCCCGGGGCTTCCACCTGACTTCCTGGACTCTGAGGTCAACTTGTTCCTGGTACCCTTTATGGACAGTGAAGCAGAGAGTGAAAACCCACCGAGAGCAG GACCTGGTTCCAGCCCACTCTTCTCCCTGCTGCCTGGGTATCGTGGCCACCCCAGTTTCCAGTCGTTGGTGAGCAAACTCCGGAGCCAAGTGATGTCCATGGCCCGGCCACAGCTGTCGCACACAATCCTCACCGAGAAGAACTG GTCTAAACCAGGACccagaggggaaagggaggagagcGTGGGTTGTGCATCTGCTGTTAGCTGTTTGCCATCGTCGTAA
- the SMG9 gene encoding nonsense-mediated mRNA decay factor SMG9 isoform X3, producing the protein MSESGHSQPGLYGIERRRRWKEPGSGGPQNLSGPGGRERDYIAPWERERRDASEETSTSVMQKTPIILSKPPAERSKQPPPPTAPAVPPAPAPLEKPIVLMKPREEGKGPVAAAGASTPEGTAPPPPAAPAPPKGEKEGQRPTQPVYQIQNRGMGTAAPAAMDPVVGQAKLLPPERMKHSIKLVDDQMNWCDSAIEYLLDQTDVLVVGVLGLQGTGKSMVMSLLSANTPEEDQRAYVFRAQSAEMKERGGNQTSGIDFFITQERIVFLDTQPILSPSILDHLINNDRKLPPEYNLPHTYVEMQSLQIAAFLFTVCHVVIVVQDWFTDLSLYRLMYHPVGTQAATKKKGGGTWQESCLKQPCVPEMPLEETSSEPVATRALTGSRPQEATGSSSSAELCCADSVSQGIESIQLSPWYTMESCSVTQAAVHRSNLSSLQPLLPRFKRFCLSLLSSWDYRFLQTAEMVKPSTPSPSHESSSSSGSDEGTEYYPHLVFLQNKARREDFCPRKLRQMHLMIDQLMAHSHLRYKGTLSMLQCNVFPGLPPDFLDSEVNLFLVPFMDSEAESENPPRAGPGSSPLFSLLPGYRGHPSFQSLVSKLRSQVMSMARPQLSHTILTEKN; encoded by the exons ATGTCTGAGTCTGGACACAGTCAGCCTGGACTCTATGGAATTGAGCGGCGGCGACGGTGGAAGGAGCCTGGCTCTGGTGGCCCCCAGAATCTCTCTGGGCCTGGTGGTCGGGAGAGGGACTACATTGCACCATGGGAAAGAGAGAGACGG GATGCCAGCGAAGAGACAAGCACTTCCGTCATGCAGAAAACCCCCATCATCCTCTCAAAACCTCCAGCAGAGCGG TCAAAGCAGCCACCACCTCCAACAGCCCCTGCTGTCCCACCGGCTCCAGCCCCTCTGGAGAAGCCCATCGTCCTCATGAAGCCACgggaagaggggaaggggccTGTGGCTGCGGCTGGTGCCTCTACCCCTGAAGGCACCGCCCCACCACCCCCTGCAGCCCCTGCGCCAcccaagggagagaaggaagggcagAGACCCACACAGCCTGTGTACCAGATCCAGAACCGGGGCATGGGCACTGCTGCACCAGCAGCCATGGACC CTGTCGTGGGTCAGGCCAAACTACTGCCCCCAGAGCGCATGAAGCACAGCATCAAGTTGGTGGATGACCAGATGAATTGGTGTGACAGTGCCATTGAG TACCTCTTGGATCAGACTGATGTGTTGGTGGTTGGTGTCCTGGGCCTCCAGGGGACAGGCAAGTCCATGGTCATGTCATTGCTGTCAGCCAACACTCCAGAGGAGGATCAGAG GGCTTATGTTTTCCGGGCTCAGAGCGCTGAAATGAAGGAACGAGGTGGCAACCAGACCAGCGGCATCGACTTCTTTATTACCCAAGAGCGGATTGTTTTCCTGGACACACAG CCCATCCTGAGCCCTTCTATCCTAGACCATCTCATCAATAATGACCGCAAGCTGCCTCCGGAGTACAACCTTCCCCACACTTACGTTGAGATGCAG TCGCTCCAGATTGCTGCCTTCCTTTTCACGGTCTGCCACGTGGTGATTGTCGTCCAGGACTGGTTCACAGACCTCAGTCTCTACAG GCTCATGTACCATCCTGTTGGGACTCAGGCAGCCACGAAAAAAAAGGGAGGTGGGACCTGGCAGGAGTCCTGCCTGAAGCAGCCATGTGTTCCAGAAATGCCCCTAGAAGAGACTAGCTCAGAACCTGTGGCCACAAGGGCTCTTACTGGCTCCAGGCCCCAGGAGGCCACTGGAAG ttcctcatcagcaGAATTATGTTGTGCAGATTCAGTGAGTCAAGGAATTGAAAGCATTCAGCTTAGTCCCTGGTACACA atggagtcttgctctgtcacccaggccgcaGTGCACAggagtaatctcagctcactgcaacccctgcttcccaggttcaagcgcttctgcctcagcctcctgagtagctgggactacag GTTCCTCCAGACAGCAGAGATGGTGAAGccctccaccccatcccccaGCCACGAGTCCAGCAGCTCATCAGGCTCCGATGAAGGCACCGAGTACTACCCCCACCTGG TCTTCTTACAGAACAAAGCTCGCCGAGAGGACTTCTGTCCCCGGAAGCTGCGGCAGATGCACCTGATGATCGACCAGCTCATGGCCCACTCCCACCTGCGTTACAAGG GTACTCTGTCCATGTTACAATGCAATGTCTTCCCGGGGCTTCCACCTGACTTCCTGGACTCTGAGGTCAACTTGTTCCTGGTACCCTTTATGGACAGTGAAGCAGAGAGTGAAAACCCACCGAGAGCAG GACCTGGTTCCAGCCCACTCTTCTCCCTGCTGCCTGGGTATCGTGGCCACCCCAGTTTCCAGTCGTTGGTGAGCAAACTCCGGAGCCAAGTGATGTCCATGGCCCGGCCACAGCTGTCGCACACAATCCTCACCGAGAAGAACTG
- the SMG9 gene encoding nonsense-mediated mRNA decay factor SMG9 isoform X4 → MSESGHSQPGLYGIERRRRWKEPGSGGPQNLSGPGGRERDYIAPWERERRDASEETSTSVMQKTPIILSKPPAERSKQPPPPTAPAVPPAPAPLEKPIVLMKPREEGKGPVAAAGASTPEGTAPPPPAAPAPPKGEKEGQRPTQPVYQIQNRGMGTAAPAAMDPVVGQAKLLPPERMKHSIKLVDDQMNWCDSAIEYLLDQTDVLVVGVLGLQGTGKSMVMSLLSANTPEEDQRAYVFRAQSAEMKERGGNQTSGIDFFITQERIVFLDTQPILSPSILDHLINNDRKLPPEYNLPHTYVEMQSLQIAAFLFTVCHVVIVVQDWFTDLSLYSSSSAELCCADSVSQGIESIQLSPWYTMESCSVTQAAVHRSNLSSLQPLLPRFKRFCLSLLSSWDYRFLQTAEMVKPSTPSPSHESSSSSGSDEGTEYYPHLVFLQNKARREDFCPRKLRQMHLMIDQLMAHSHLRYKGTLSMLQCNVFPGLPPDFLDSEVNLFLVPFMDSEAESENPPRAGPGSSPLFSLLPGYRGHPSFQSLVSKLRSQVMSMARPQLSHTILTEKNWFHYAARIWDGVKKSSALAEYSRLLA, encoded by the exons ATGTCTGAGTCTGGACACAGTCAGCCTGGACTCTATGGAATTGAGCGGCGGCGACGGTGGAAGGAGCCTGGCTCTGGTGGCCCCCAGAATCTCTCTGGGCCTGGTGGTCGGGAGAGGGACTACATTGCACCATGGGAAAGAGAGAGACGG GATGCCAGCGAAGAGACAAGCACTTCCGTCATGCAGAAAACCCCCATCATCCTCTCAAAACCTCCAGCAGAGCGG TCAAAGCAGCCACCACCTCCAACAGCCCCTGCTGTCCCACCGGCTCCAGCCCCTCTGGAGAAGCCCATCGTCCTCATGAAGCCACgggaagaggggaaggggccTGTGGCTGCGGCTGGTGCCTCTACCCCTGAAGGCACCGCCCCACCACCCCCTGCAGCCCCTGCGCCAcccaagggagagaaggaagggcagAGACCCACACAGCCTGTGTACCAGATCCAGAACCGGGGCATGGGCACTGCTGCACCAGCAGCCATGGACC CTGTCGTGGGTCAGGCCAAACTACTGCCCCCAGAGCGCATGAAGCACAGCATCAAGTTGGTGGATGACCAGATGAATTGGTGTGACAGTGCCATTGAG TACCTCTTGGATCAGACTGATGTGTTGGTGGTTGGTGTCCTGGGCCTCCAGGGGACAGGCAAGTCCATGGTCATGTCATTGCTGTCAGCCAACACTCCAGAGGAGGATCAGAG GGCTTATGTTTTCCGGGCTCAGAGCGCTGAAATGAAGGAACGAGGTGGCAACCAGACCAGCGGCATCGACTTCTTTATTACCCAAGAGCGGATTGTTTTCCTGGACACACAG CCCATCCTGAGCCCTTCTATCCTAGACCATCTCATCAATAATGACCGCAAGCTGCCTCCGGAGTACAACCTTCCCCACACTTACGTTGAGATGCAG TCGCTCCAGATTGCTGCCTTCCTTTTCACGGTCTGCCACGTGGTGATTGTCGTCCAGGACTGGTTCACAGACCTCAGTCTCTACAG ttcctcatcagcaGAATTATGTTGTGCAGATTCAGTGAGTCAAGGAATTGAAAGCATTCAGCTTAGTCCCTGGTACACA atggagtcttgctctgtcacccaggccgcaGTGCACAggagtaatctcagctcactgcaacccctgcttcccaggttcaagcgcttctgcctcagcctcctgagtagctgggactacag GTTCCTCCAGACAGCAGAGATGGTGAAGccctccaccccatcccccaGCCACGAGTCCAGCAGCTCATCAGGCTCCGATGAAGGCACCGAGTACTACCCCCACCTGG TCTTCTTACAGAACAAAGCTCGCCGAGAGGACTTCTGTCCCCGGAAGCTGCGGCAGATGCACCTGATGATCGACCAGCTCATGGCCCACTCCCACCTGCGTTACAAGG GTACTCTGTCCATGTTACAATGCAATGTCTTCCCGGGGCTTCCACCTGACTTCCTGGACTCTGAGGTCAACTTGTTCCTGGTACCCTTTATGGACAGTGAAGCAGAGAGTGAAAACCCACCGAGAGCAG GACCTGGTTCCAGCCCACTCTTCTCCCTGCTGCCTGGGTATCGTGGCCACCCCAGTTTCCAGTCGTTGGTGAGCAAACTCCGGAGCCAAGTGATGTCCATGGCCCGGCCACAGCTGTCGCACACAATCCTCACCGAGAAGAACTG GTTCCACTATGCTGCCCGGATCTGGGATGGGGTGAAAAAGTCCTCTGCTTTGGCAGAGTATAGCCGCCTGCTGGCCTGA